AGAAAAACATGGTTTATAATGTTCTTTTATAGATTTTATTATTTCTATAGATTCTCCATCATTATATGCATAATAACTACCTATAACTCCTTGTAATTCTGGAAATTCTATAACCATACTAGTTAATAGATCAGATTTTGATAAAAATGCCGCACGTTCTACAAGTTTTGAATCTTCATTAAGTAAATTTGCTATCTTTATAGATATTTTACAAATACGTAAAGTACGTTCAAATTGATTTCCTAATTTATTATGGTAAATAACATCTTTTAAAAAAGGAACTCTATCAATTAATTTTTTTTTTTTATCTTGTTCGTAAAAAAAATTAGCATCTAATAAACGAGAATGAAGTACTTGTTCATTTCCTTTGATAATAAAATATGGATTATTAGTTTCTAAATTAGAAACTATTAAAAATTTAGAACATAAATTATTATTAGAATCTTTTAATGCAAAATATTTTTGATATTTTTGCATTATTAAAATTAAACATTCTTTTGGTATAGCTAAAAATGATTTATCAAATTTACACATATAAATTATTGGCCATTCTACTAAGGCCGTTACTTCATCTAATAATATTTCTGGCATCAATATTTTATATTTTCCAGCTGCTTTCAATAATAAATTTCTAATATATTTTTTACGATATTGAAAATTTGCAATAACTTTACCATCCCTATCAAGAATATCTGAATATTGTTCGGCAAAATTAATTTTAATATTTTTTTTTGATAAAAATCGATGACCTAATGTTTGATTACCAGAATTAAGTCCGAATAAATTTATTTTTATAATATCGTCGCCATGTAATACAAGTAATTTACGTACAGGTCTTATAAAACAAAATATTTTTTGAGTATTATTTATATAATTAAAATTTTGATAATTCATTGCTATAGGTATTTGTAATTTAGATATAGCTTTTTCTAAAATTTTTTGAAGAGATATTTTTAGTAAAACACCTTTTATAATATGATTATAAAAAAAAAATTCTACTTTTTTTTCTATATTTTTTTCTAATTGATTAAATTTAATTAATTTTATTCCAATTATTTTAGATAAATTATATAATTTTTTTTTTAATAAATCAGTTGGAGATTTAGATACATTATCTAAAGCTAATGAAACTGGAAGAATTTTTTTTCGAATTATTTTGTTATTAGAAATAGAACATACATTAGTTATACTAACAGCTAATCTTCTTGGAGTAGCATAAGAAGTTGCAAAAGAATTTTTTTCTAAAAAATTATTTTTTTTTAAGATTTCATAAAGAATATTAGAAAATTCATTAGAAATTTTATTAAGTATTTTCGATGGTAATTCTTCTGTTAAAAATTCAATTAGCAATGTTTTATTCATATTTATTTTTTATTATATTTTTATAAAAATAAGAATTATAAGTTTATTAAAAATTTATTATTTCTTTAACAATGGAAAACCAAGTTTTTTGCGTGTTTTATAATAAATTTTTGCTATTTTACAAGATAAAGTACGTATTCTTTTTATATAAGAAGCTCTTTCTGTAACAGAAATAATACCTCTAGCATCTAATAAATTAAAAGTATGCGTTGCTTTTAGCAACATTTCATATGCAGGTAATATTAATAAAAGTTTTAATAATCTTTTGGTTTCGGATTCATAATTATTAAACGTTAACAATAAAAAATTAGTATTTGAATATTCAAAATTATAATATGATTGTTCAAGTTCATTTTGATAAAAGATATCTTTATAAGTTAAATGAGTATTTTTTTTTCCAAGATTATTTGTAATATTTTTTGCCCATATTAAATCAAAAACATTTTCTACTCCTTGTAAATGCACCGCCAATCGCTCAATACCATATGTAATTTCACCTAAAATAGGTTGACAATTAAGTCCACCAATTTGTTGAAAATAAGTAAGTTGAGTAATTTCCATCCCATTTAACCAAATTTCCCAACCTACCCCCCATGCTCCAAGAGTAGGATTTTTCCAATTATCTTCAACAAAACGAATATCATTTTGTTTCAAATTTAATCCAAGAGAAATTAAAGAATAAAGATAAAGATCAATTATATTTTCTGGTGCTGGTTTTAATATTACTTGATATTGATAATAATGTTGAATGCGATTGGAATTTTTTCCATAACGACTATCTTTAGGGCGTCGAGATGGTTGTATATAAGAGACATTCCATGGTTCAGGTCCAATAGCTCTTAAAAAAGTTGCTGTATGTGAAGTTCCAGCTCCAACCTCGATATCATATGGTTGCAGTAATGCGCAACCATTAGAAGCCCAATAATTTTGTAAATTTAAAATAATTTGTTGAAATGTGAGCATTTTTACATACTTTAATTAATTTTGGATTCAAAATTTTTAAAAACTATATTTTAAAAATTAATTTTTACTTATTATATAAATTATGTATAAGGAGTAAAAATTCTTTCAGCTAAAACAACATGTACTTTACGTTCATCAGCTGAAATTATAGTAAATAAAATACCATCTTGTTCAATTTTATCCCCCTTAATCGGGACTCTTCGTAAATTATTAGCAATAAAACCACCTATAGTATTTGCATTTGTATTAGGTAACATTGTTCCGAGTACTTCATTACAATGTGAAATTTCAGTTAATCCTTTAATTCTCCAACAAGGACCTCGTTCACTATCTTTAACGGGAAGTATATCATCTTTATCTTTGTTTGTATCATATTCATCCTCAATATCTCCAACAATTTGTTCAAGAACATCTTCAATTGTAATAAGACCAGATACACCACCGTATTCATCTATAACAATTGCCATATGATTATGATTAGAACGAAAATCACGTAATAATACATTTAAACGTTTTGTTTCTGGAATAAAAATAGCTGGACGTATTGTTTTTCTTAAATCAAATGATTCATTAGCATAATAGCGTAATAAATCTTTTGCCAATAATATACCAATAACTTTATCTAGATCATTTTCAATTACTGGAAAACGTGAATGAGCAGTATTAAGAACATTTTGAATCCAACTCTTAATTGGTTTATTGATATTAATAATATCCATTTGTGATCGAGGTATCATGATTTTACGAACCGATAGATCTAATACTTTAAAAACACCTTTAATCATCGATAATGTATCAAAATCAATTAAATTACGAACATAAGCATCTTGTAATACATTAAGTAATTCTGTACGATTTTCTGGTTCGGAAGATATAAAAGATGTTAATCGTTCAAATAATGAGCGATTAGATTTATTAAAATTAGAATTATTTAAAAATTCTTGCATATTGATTTAAATTAAAAAATGGATTTTATATAAAAATAGAAAAATTATTTTTTTATAGAATTAGTGATTATTGTATGGATTCGATATATTTAATATTTTTAATAACCTAATTTCATTTTTTTTCATTTTATTTGCTTCAATAGTTGTTTTATGACAATAACCCTGAGCGTGCAATATTCCATGTATAATTAAATGAGCCACATGTTCTTCAATTATTTTTTTATATTTTTTTACTTCAAATTGAAGCACATCCACACAAAGCACAATATCTGCGTGTATTGGTTTATTTTTTTTTGAATATACAAAAGTTAATATATTTGTAGCATATTTTTTTTTTCGATAATTATAATTTAATTTTTGTCCTTCAATAATATCAACAAATCTAATAGTTAATATAGCTGAAGAACATAAAGCCACTTTTACCCAATATTTAAGTAATGCATATGGAAAAAATTTTTTTAGACGAGAATCTTCATATTGTACAAATAATAATAATGATTTTTTATGGTTACTTAATAACATAATTTAAATTAAAGTTTTATAAATTTATATAATTTTTGCTTTTAATGAATTTGAGCAAATTTTTAAAATTTTAACATCAATTAATTTACCAATTAAATTAAGATTATTTGATCCGATATTAAAATTCACAATACGATTGTTTTCAGTTCGACCTTGCATTTCAAAAATATTTTTTTTAGATCTAGATTCGACTAAAATTTTTTGTGTACTACCAATCATTTTAAAATTAATTTTATTTACATTTTTTTTTATTATTTCTTGTAAATATTTTAAACGTTTTAATTTTATTTCATGAGATACATTATCTATTAAATTTGCAGCTGGAGTTCCTGGTCTTGGACTAAAAATAAAACTAAAACTTTTATCATATCCGATATTTTTTACTAATTTAATTAATTCATTAAAATCTTCATCAGTTTCCCCTGGAAACCCAACAATAAAATCGCTAGAAATAGAAATATCTGGTCGTATTTCACGTAAATTTTTTAATATTAATTTATATTCATTAATAGTATAACCTCTTTTCATTTTTGATAAAATTCTATCTGAACCATGTTGTGCTGGTAAATATAAATGATTAACTAATTTTGATGTTTTGGAGTAAGTATCGATTAAACGTTGAGTAAATTCTTTTGGATGACTAGTAATAAAACGAATACGTTTTATATCAGAAATATTTGCAATATATTCAATTAATAAAGGAAAATCTATGATTTGAGTAAATCCATTATTATCAATTATTGTATCTTTATAAGCATTTACATTTTGCCCAAGTAATGTAATTTCTTTTACTCCCTGTGAAATAAGTTCATATATTTCGTTTATTATACTATTAAATTTTCTAGAAACTTCTTCGCCTCTAGTGTAAGGAATTATACAATAACTACAGTATTTGCTGCAACCTTCTATAATAGATACAAAAGCAGTAATTCCATTAATTTTAGCTGGAGGCATATAGTCAAATTTTTCAATTTCTGGAAAATTAATATCAATTTGTGTTTTACCACTAATTTTACGTTTATAGATCATTTGAGGTAATCTATGTAAAGTTTTTGGTCCAAATATTATATCAACATATGGTGCTCTTTTTAAAATAGCTTGACCTTCTTGCGATGCAACACATCCACCAACACCAATCAATAAATTAGGTTTTTTTAATTTCAGTTTATATAATCTACCTAAGTTAGAAAAAATTTTTTCTTGAGCTTTAATACGTACAGAGCATGTATTAAGCAAAATAATGTCAGCTTCTTCTGGATCATTAGTTTTAATAATATTATTCGAATAGTTTAATATGTCAAAAATTTTATTTGAATCATATTCATTCATTTGACATCCAAAAGTTTTAATAAATAATTTTTTTTGCATAATACTTTTATAAATTTATTTTTATAGTAATTTTTTTCGATATTTTATATGAAATTATACGAATAATAAAATAACAAAATATAATAAAAATAATATTATTTTTATTAAATTTTATATATTTAATTTTTATTAAATAAATAAATAATTTTAAAATTTATTTTCATATTTTCTATTTTCACAAAAATCTTTTACAAATTTTTCAAAAATATTATTATTGATAGATAATCTAATTTTTCTCATTAATTGAAAATAATAATATAAATTATGAATAGTATTTAATCGAGATCCTAATATTTCCCCTTTTCTATGCAAGTAATGTAGATAGGATCGTGAAAAATTTTTACAAGTATAACAATTACAACTATAATCCAACGGATTTTTATCAAATTTATATCGAGCATTTTTAATTTTAATATTACCAAAATTAGTAAATAATAAACCATTTCTTGCATTACGCGTTGGTATTATACAATCAAACATATCAATACCATTTGAAACCGCCATTATTATATCCTCAGGAGTTCCGGCGCCCATAAGATAATGCGGTTTATCAATTGGTAATTTTGGTCCAATATATTGTAATATTTTTATCATTTTTTTTTTGGGTTCCCCAACTGATAAGCCCCCTATAGCAAAACCATCAAAACCAATTTCTTTTAGTTTTTCTAGGGATTCATCTCGTAAATTTTTAAACATACCTCCTTGTACTATACAAAATAAAGAATTTTTATTATTTATTTTATAAAATTCTTCTTTAGACCTTTGCGCCCAACGCAATGACATTTTCATTGAATTTTCTACTTCATTTTCACTAAGAATGCGATTATAAATTTTATATGGCGTGCATTCATCAAGTTGCATTACAATATCGGAATTTAATATTTTTTGAATTTTCATAGATATTTCTGGTGATAGAAATAATTTATCCCCATTAATTGGAGAAAAAAAATAAATTCCTTTTTCAGTTATTTTATTTCTTTTACTTAAAGAAAAAACTTGAAACCCACCAGAGTCAGTAAGAATCAACCTATTCCAATTTATAAATTTATGTAAACCACCAAATTTAGAGATTACATCCAATCCAGGACGCATCCATAAATGAAAAGAATTATTCAATATAATATTATATTTCATTTCTATAAGTTCCAATGGAGATATTGCTTTGACTGATCCATAAGTACCTACAGGCATAAAAATTGGTGTTTTTACAAAAAAATTATTTAATTTAATAATACCACTTCGTGCGTTTCCACTTGTTGTTAATATTTTAAAATTTAACATAAAATTTATACTTTAAAAAATATTTTATATATCCTGTATATTAATATGCAATATTCGAAAAATTACGATATTGTAAAGTAATTTAATTCAGTAAAAAAATTAAGAATAAAATATAAATTTTAATTTTCAATATTCATATTATGTATAAAATATTATTAAATAAATTTATCATATAATCTTTTAAATAATTAAATATTTTTTATTGATCTTGTTGATAAAAAATTATTTTTTAAAATTTTATATATAAATTATAAAAACAGAATAACAAATTGTAAAAGAATATTTTTAAAATATTTTTAATAATTAATGAAATTTTATTCAATATAAAATTTTTATAAAATAAAATTGTATAAATTAAAATAAATATATTAAACTGTGTTCCATCTATAAATTTTTTGCTATATAAAGGAGAACATTAAATGGCGCGAATTTGTCAAATAACAAAAAAAAAACCAATAGTCGGTAATAATGTTTCTCATGCAAATAATAAAACCAAACGAAGATTTTTACCTAATTTACATAATCATCGTATTTTTATTGATTCTGAAAATCGTTGGATTTCTCTTCGTATTTCAAATTCTGGTTTGCGAATTATTAACAAAATTGGTATACATGCAGTTTTATCTAATATGAAAAAAAATAATAAAAAATAATATTATAAACATTATAAAATAAAAGGAAAAAATTATTTACAATGGCTAAATCAGGACGCGATAAAATTAAATTACAATCTACTGCTGGTACTGGACATTTTTATACAACAACTAAAAATAAACGTTCTACATTAAAAAAAATTAAAATAATGAAATTTGATCCAAAAATAAGAAAACATGTTTTTTATAAAGAAAAAAAAATAAAGTAATTAAATTTTTAATATTTTGAAAATAAAATGCCATTTTTAATGGCATTATTAATATTTAATTTTTAAAAATATATTTTAATTATTAGAATTCTTAAATTTTAATAACTGTTCTTGTAATTTATGTAAAATAGTAGAAAGATTATTAATTCGTTCTTGTTCTTTTACTATTATTTTTTTTGGAGCTTTTTTTATAAAAAATTCATTATTAATATTTTTTTGTGCTCTATTAATTATAATACTAATTTTATTAATTTCTTTAGAAATACGTTCTTTTTCTTCTATAATATTTATTTTTGCAATTAGCATAAATTTAATATTATCAAAAATAATAACAGGAGATATTGAGTTAACAGGTAAGGCATTAACTACTTTTATATTTGATAATTTTGCTAATTCCTGAAGATATGGAAAAAATGATATTAAATAATTATCATTATTTTTTGATTCTATATATAATGGTATACGGGATGCAGGAGATAATTTCATTTCTCCTCTTAAATTTCTGCATGCATTAACATATATCTTTAATTGTTTTATCCATTTTTCAGATTTTTTATCTATCTTATTTAAATTAATTGTTGGATAATTTTGAACCATAATTGATTTTTTTTTTTCATTAATTTTTCCATTTTTTAATGGAAAAATTTTTTGCCATAAATCCTCAGTTATAAATGGAATAATTGGATGAGCTAAACGTAATAAAGTTTCCAGTACATATAATAAGGTATTACAAGTATTTAATTTGCAATATTTATCATTACTTTTTAATTGAATTTTAGCGATTTCTAAATACCAATCACAATATTCATGCCATATAAATTTATAAATAGCTGATGCAATATTATCAAAACGATAATTAGAAAACTCTTTTCTAATCTTTAAATTTGTTTTTTGTAATAAAGAAATAATCCAACGATCAGCTTTTAATAATTTTATTTTTTTATTATTAATATTTTTATATTCAATAGAATTATAATTGCAAGATAAAACATTAATTTGTACAAAACGAGCAGCATTCCATAATTTATTACAAAAATTACGATAACCTTGACAGCGTTTTAAATCGAAATTAATATTACGTCCTAATGTTGATAAAGAAATAAATGTAAAACGTAGTGCATCAGCCCCAAATGCAGATATTCCATTTGGAAATTCTTTTTTTGTTATTTTTGTTATATCATTTATTTTTTTTAAATCTTCTAATGCATAAACACGTTTCTCAATTAAATCTTTTAGTTTAATGCCATTTATTACATCCATTGGATCTAGTATATTATTTTTTGATTTAGACATTTTTTTACCATGACTATCTCGTACAAGACCATGTATATAAACTTTTTTAAATGGAATTTTCCCTGTAAAATGAGTAGTCATCATAATCATTCTTATAACCCAAAAAAATAAAATATCAAATCCTGTAATTAAAATAGAATATGGAATATAAAATTTATATTCTTGTGTTTTTTTTTTAGGCCATCCTAATATCGAAAAAGGCAAAATAGAAGAAGAAAACCAAGTATCTAGTACATCTTCGTCTCTATATATTTTTTTTTTACCAGCTTGAATTTGTGCATCAAATTCATTACGAGCTACATAAATTTTTCCATCTTCATCATACCATACTGGAATTTGATGCCCCCACCATAATTGACGAGATATACACCAATCTTCAATATTATTTAACCATTTTTTATAAATATTATTCCAATCTTTAGGAATTAATTTTATTTCATTATTTTTAATTTTTTCTAAAGCTACTTCTGCAATTGATTTCCCAGAAAAATATGTTTCTTTTGGGGTAGGTTTATTGACAGCAATAAACCATTGATTTGTTAACATAGGTTCAATTATTGATCCCGTACGATCTCCTCTAGGTATTAATATTTTATGAGCTTTAATTTGTTCTAATAAACCCATATTATTAAGATCATTAATAATTTTTTTACGAGCAATAAATCGATCTAATTTATGATATACAATAGGTATAATATCCTTTTCTATTATTTTAGCATCTGATGTAAATATATTAATTTGTGGTAAATTATGTTTTTTTCCTATTATATAATCTATAAAATCATGCGCAGGTGTAATTTTCATACAACCTGTCCCGAATGTTTTATCAATATATTCATTTTCTTCAATAATAGGAATATAACGATTACATAATGGTAATTTTAGTAATTTACCGATTAAATGAGTATAACGTTTATCGTTTTTTGATACCGCCACTGCAGTATCCCCTATAATTGTTTCTGGTCGAGTAGTAGCAACTGTAATAAAATCACTGTTGTCAGCTAATGGATAACGAATATACCATATAAAACCATCTTCTTCTTTTGATACAACCTCT
The sequence above is a segment of the Candidatus Profftella armatura genome. Coding sequences within it:
- the glyS gene encoding glycine--tRNA ligase subunit beta is translated as MNKTLLIEFLTEELPSKILNKISNEFSNILYEILKKNNFLEKNSFATSYATPRRLAVSITNVCSISNNKIIRKKILPVSLALDNVSKSPTDLLKKKLYNLSKIIGIKLIKFNQLEKNIEKKVEFFFYNHIIKGVLLKISLQKILEKAISKLQIPIAMNYQNFNYINNTQKIFCFIRPVRKLLVLHGDDIIKINLFGLNSGNQTLGHRFLSKKNIKINFAEQYSDILDRDGKVIANFQYRKKYIRNLLLKAAGKYKILMPEILLDEVTALVEWPIIYMCKFDKSFLAIPKECLILIMQKYQKYFALKDSNNNLCSKFLIVSNLETNNPYFIIKGNEQVLHSRLLDANFFYEQDKKKKLIDRVPFLKDVIYHNKLGNQFERTLRICKISIKIANLLNEDSKLVERAAFLSKSDLLTSMVIEFPELQGVIGSYYAYNDGESIEIIKSIKEHYKPCFSGDTLPKNIISIILALSDKLEILVGIWGIGLKPTGDKDPFALRRCTIGILRILIEKNLPLSILELLNITINIFKKNINFNNPIKELLKFIYDRLFTLLNYKNYKFNEIQAIIEKKPDIISNIHDKIIAIHSFILLPESKKILFINKRIHNILKKIDSSFFENKKIKYELLKKPEEINLYIIINKIKPEVDILYSKGEFFEILKLLIKLYDSTNIYFKKIKIITQDILLKTNRLILLKKLYKLLNVIADLSKLIQ
- the glyQ gene encoding glycine--tRNA ligase subunit alpha — its product is MLTFQQIILNLQNYWASNGCALLQPYDIEVGAGTSHTATFLRAIGPEPWNVSYIQPSRRPKDSRYGKNSNRIQHYYQYQVILKPAPENIIDLYLYSLISLGLNLKQNDIRFVEDNWKNPTLGAWGVGWEIWLNGMEITQLTYFQQIGGLNCQPILGEITYGIERLAVHLQGVENVFDLIWAKNITNNLGKKNTHLTYKDIFYQNELEQSYYNFEYSNTNFLLLTFNNYESETKRLLKLLLILPAYEMLLKATHTFNLLDARGIISVTERASYIKRIRTLSCKIAKIYYKTRKKLGFPLLKK
- a CDS encoding HlyC/CorC family transporter, which codes for MQEFLNNSNFNKSNRSLFERLTSFISSEPENRTELLNVLQDAYVRNLIDFDTLSMIKGVFKVLDLSVRKIMIPRSQMDIININKPIKSWIQNVLNTAHSRFPVIENDLDKVIGILLAKDLLRYYANESFDLRKTIRPAIFIPETKRLNVLLRDFRSNHNHMAIVIDEYGGVSGLITIEDVLEQIVGDIEDEYDTNKDKDDILPVKDSERGPCWRIKGLTEISHCNEVLGTMLPNTNANTIGGFIANNLRRVPIKGDKIEQDGILFTIISADERKVHVVLAERIFTPYT
- the ybeY gene encoding rRNA maturation RNase YbeY, with amino-acid sequence MLLSNHKKSLLLFVQYEDSRLKKFFPYALLKYWVKVALCSSAILTIRFVDIIEGQKLNYNYRKKKYATNILTFVYSKKNKPIHADIVLCVDVLQFEVKKYKKIIEEHVAHLIIHGILHAQGYCHKTTIEANKMKKNEIRLLKILNISNPYNNH
- the miaB gene encoding tRNA (N6-isopentenyl adenosine(37)-C2)-methylthiotransferase MiaB, with amino-acid sequence MQKKLFIKTFGCQMNEYDSNKIFDILNYSNNIIKTNDPEEADIILLNTCSVRIKAQEKIFSNLGRLYKLKLKKPNLLIGVGGCVASQEGQAILKRAPYVDIIFGPKTLHRLPQMIYKRKISGKTQIDINFPEIEKFDYMPPAKINGITAFVSIIEGCSKYCSYCIIPYTRGEEVSRKFNSIINEIYELISQGVKEITLLGQNVNAYKDTIIDNNGFTQIIDFPLLIEYIANISDIKRIRFITSHPKEFTQRLIDTYSKTSKLVNHLYLPAQHGSDRILSKMKRGYTINEYKLILKNLREIRPDISISSDFIVGFPGETDEDFNELIKLVKNIGYDKSFSFIFSPRPGTPAANLIDNVSHEIKLKRLKYLQEIIKKNVNKINFKMIGSTQKILVESRSKKNIFEMQGRTENNRIVNFNIGSNNLNLIGKLIDVKILKICSNSLKAKII
- the tgt gene encoding tRNA guanosine(34) transglycosylase Tgt produces the protein MLNFKILTTSGNARSGIIKLNNFFVKTPIFMPVGTYGSVKAISPLELIEMKYNIILNNSFHLWMRPGLDVISKFGGLHKFINWNRLILTDSGGFQVFSLSKRNKITEKGIYFFSPINGDKLFLSPEISMKIQKILNSDIVMQLDECTPYKIYNRILSENEVENSMKMSLRWAQRSKEEFYKINNKNSLFCIVQGGMFKNLRDESLEKLKEIGFDGFAIGGLSVGEPKKKMIKILQYIGPKLPIDKPHYLMGAGTPEDIIMAVSNGIDMFDCIIPTRNARNGLLFTNFGNIKIKNARYKFDKNPLDYSCNCYTCKNFSRSYLHYLHRKGEILGSRLNTIHNLYYYFQLMRKIRLSINNNIFEKFVKDFCENRKYENKF
- the rpmB gene encoding 50S ribosomal protein L28, which encodes MARICQITKKKPIVGNNVSHANNKTKRRFLPNLHNHRIFIDSENRWISLRISNSGLRIINKIGIHAVLSNMKKNNKK
- the rpmG gene encoding 50S ribosomal protein L33, whose product is MAKSGRDKIKLQSTAGTGHFYTTTKNKRSTLKKIKIMKFDPKIRKHVFYKEKKIK
- a CDS encoding valine--tRNA ligase gives rise to the protein MELIKSFESNKIENFWKKEWEKRGYFTQVINSKNPFFVLQLPPPNITGILHMGHAFNQTITDSLVRYHRMRKFNTIWIPGFDHAGIATQMIIERELDIKKITRQDIGRKKYIEKILEWKKKSSFNISNQMRQLGISIDWSKEYFTMNENISSVVTEVFVKLFEQGLIYRGKRIVNWDPKLNTAISDLEVVSKEEDGFIWYIRYPLADNSDFITVATTRPETIIGDTAVAVSKNDKRYTHLIGKLLKLPLCNRYIPIIEENEYIDKTFGTGCMKITPAHDFIDYIIGKKHNLPQINIFTSDAKIIEKDIIPIVYHKLDRFIARKKIINDLNNMGLLEQIKAHKILIPRGDRTGSIIEPMLTNQWFIAVNKPTPKETYFSGKSIAEVALEKIKNNEIKLIPKDWNNIYKKWLNNIEDWCISRQLWWGHQIPVWYDEDGKIYVARNEFDAQIQAGKKKIYRDEDVLDTWFSSSILPFSILGWPKKKTQEYKFYIPYSILITGFDILFFWVIRMIMMTTHFTGKIPFKKVYIHGLVRDSHGKKMSKSKNNILDPMDVINGIKLKDLIEKRVYALEDLKKINDITKITKKEFPNGISAFGADALRFTFISLSTLGRNINFDLKRCQGYRNFCNKLWNAARFVQINVLSCNYNSIEYKNINNKKIKLLKADRWIISLLQKTNLKIRKEFSNYRFDNIASAIYKFIWHEYCDWYLEIAKIQLKSNDKYCKLNTCNTLLYVLETLLRLAHPIIPFITEDLWQKIFPLKNGKINEKKKSIMVQNYPTINLNKIDKKSEKWIKQLKIYVNACRNLRGEMKLSPASRIPLYIESKNNDNYLISFFPYLQELAKLSNIKVVNALPVNSISPVIIFDNIKFMLIAKINIIEEKERISKEINKISIIINRAQKNINNEFFIKKAPKKIIVKEQERINNLSTILHKLQEQLLKFKNSNN